ATCCACTTTTTCAACCGAACGGTTGACCGAGATGGAAGTCGTTCCTGTCTCCGCACGGATCAGGGCAAGAACCTCGATGATATTCCGGTTCATTTTGTCGTAGATACGGTGAACCGCCGCGGGATCGTCGTAATAGGCCAGAAAAATTTCATGACCTATAAGGTCGAGCGCCAGATTCTGGAGATTTCCCCAGCCGATGTCTCCCTCGACATACCCGAACCGGTTTTTCAATTCCCTGATCAGGCTAAAAAGATCCCGGAAATCGGGATTACCCATCGGATCGGGGGCCGGCATGGCATCCAGCTCCTCCAGAGTCATGTGACGGGATTCCACCACCGGGCTGTTGTTTTCATAGTAGCGGATGGAGCACCCCCAGAGCGATGAAACCATGAACCCGGCGGCCAGGTGAACCGGTCCGATAACAGGTCTCGGCGCCGGATTTTCCTCGCCATATTTAAACTGTCCGAACCGTTCCCAGAGAACGCGGCGCATTTTCATCTCGTCTTTCACACGGCGGTCGGGATCGAAAAAAAAGGCGCGGTCGAATGTTATTCCCGCATGATGATACCACCAGTTCGGATGAAAAACGATTTCTACCGGCAGAAAGGTTCTGGATTCTATTCTCATATATACCTCATGTTTCTTTACATGGCGACAGATATTATTGCGTTTTTTTTCAAAAGATGCCGAAACGGTTGCTAAAAGATGCGCTGCGCTTTCATCGTTCCCGCGAAGCGGCAACAAGTTCGGCATGACACGTGTCATCCTGAACTCGTTTCAGAATCTCATTATGCAATCGCAACATTATATTGAATA
This is a stretch of genomic DNA from Candidatus Latescibacter sp.. It encodes these proteins:
- a CDS encoding uroporphyrinogen decarboxylase family protein, with the translated sequence MRIESRTFLPVEIVFHPNWWYHHAGITFDRAFFFDPDRRVKDEMKMRRVLWERFGQFKYGEENPAPRPVIGPVHLAAGFMVSSLWGCSIRYYENNSPVVESRHMTLEELDAMPAPDPMGNPDFRDLFSLIRELKNRFGYVEGDIGWGNLQNLALDLIGHEIFLAYYDDPAAVHRIYDKMNRNIIEVLALIRAETGTTSISVNRSVEKVDPAINLQSNCSVQMISNETYEEFLLPHELALSARLQPYGIHHCGDNMHQVAPGYAKVKEACFFDVGWGAEIEYCRSLIKDAFFNIRLSPVKIQTCSPDEVERDMVNLLEKAGDLSGVGICCINMDYGAPDENVARIFEVAEKYRKYGG